TCGGCCACCCGGTCGTACGCCTCACCCGGACCGCGTTCGGCGTGGTGCACCTCGGCGGCATGAAGCCCGGTGACCTGCGCGACCTCACGCCCGACGAGCTCGGGGCGCTGTTGGATAGCGTGGAGCTGTGAGCTCCGCCCCCCGAGCCGCTGAGATTCCCGGCCCCGTCCTCGTCATCGGCTGCGGGCTCGTCGGCACCTCGATCGCCCTCGCCCTCACCCGGGCGGGGGTGGCCGTCCACCTCCGCGACGTCCTGCCGCAGAACGCACGGACCGCCGAGATGCTCGGCGCCGGCACCCTGGCGGAGCCGGAGACAGTGGCGCTGGTCGTCGTGGCGGTTCCGCCTGACTACGTCGCCGAGGTCGTCGCGGACGCCCTCGGCGAGTGGGCCGATGCCGTCGTGACCGACGTCGCCAGCGTGAAGCACCCACCGTTGCAGTCGTTGGCCGACGCCGACACGCCTGGGCTCGAACGGTACGTCGGCAGCCACCCGATGGCCGGCAGCGAGCGCTCGGGCCCGACGGCTGCGTCCGAGACGCTGTTCGAGGGTCGCGCGTGGGCGGTCACTCCGCACGCCGCGGCGGCTCCGGACGCGGTGGAGCTCGTCCGTGAGCTCGGTCGTACGACGGGGGCGACCGTCGTCGAGATGCCGACCGACGAGCACGACTTCGCCGTCGCACGCGTGTCGCACCTGCCCCAGGTGATGTCGGTGCTGACCGCGGCACGGCTGCACGGCGGTCCTTCCGACCACCTCGCGCTCGCCGGCCAGGGACTGCGGGACGTGACACGCATCGCGGCGAGCGACCCCGGCCTGTGGCGTCAGATCCTGCACGCGAACCGTCTCCCGCTCGTCGAGCTCCTGAGG
Above is a genomic segment from Mumia sp. Pv4-285 containing:
- a CDS encoding prephenate dehydrogenase — encoded protein: MSSAPRAAEIPGPVLVIGCGLVGTSIALALTRAGVAVHLRDVLPQNARTAEMLGAGTLAEPETVALVVVAVPPDYVAEVVADALGEWADAVVTDVASVKHPPLQSLADADTPGLERYVGSHPMAGSERSGPTAASETLFEGRAWAVTPHAAAAPDAVELVRELGRTTGATVVEMPTDEHDFAVARVSHLPQVMSVLTAARLHGGPSDHLALAGQGLRDVTRIAASDPGLWRQILHANRLPLVELLRGVRDDLDELLDGMERSQVIEDVLGRGVSGTRLIPGKHGEEAAPLLATVFVQVPDQPGELGRLFRDTGESGVNIEDLRIDHDLGRPVGIAEIAVRSERAEDLTSALTDRGWTAYL